In a genomic window of Streptomyces pristinaespiralis:
- a CDS encoding class I SAM-dependent methyltransferase, which translates to MKDPSFRRSLTLFRAFMREQADPARAYGLLARDAADQVERYMKLDGRVVVDIGGGSGHFTREFRRRGAHGYLFEPDVTELAASPGEGTVVADGYLLPLAEGAADVCFSSNVLEHVADPRTFLSEMVRVTRPGGLIYVSFTNWLSPWGGHEWAPWHYLGAERARARFERRSGRAAKHRLGENLFAIGVGPTLRHVRGRGDVDLVCARSRYWPVLPELVPRVPGLREFATWNLLLILRRCS; encoded by the coding sequence GTGAAGGACCCTTCGTTCCGGCGTTCCCTCACGCTCTTCCGGGCGTTCATGCGCGAACAGGCCGACCCCGCCCGTGCCTACGGGCTGCTCGCCCGCGACGCGGCCGACCAGGTGGAGCGGTACATGAAGCTGGACGGCCGGGTCGTCGTCGACATCGGCGGCGGCAGCGGTCACTTCACCCGTGAGTTCAGACGGCGCGGCGCACACGGCTACCTCTTCGAACCGGACGTCACCGAACTGGCGGCCTCTCCGGGCGAGGGAACGGTCGTCGCCGACGGATACCTCCTCCCCCTCGCCGAGGGCGCGGCCGACGTCTGCTTCTCGTCGAACGTGCTGGAACACGTCGCCGACCCGCGGACCTTCCTGAGCGAGATGGTCCGCGTCACCCGGCCCGGCGGACTGATCTACGTGTCGTTCACCAACTGGCTCTCGCCGTGGGGCGGTCACGAGTGGGCGCCCTGGCACTATCTGGGCGCGGAGCGGGCCCGTGCCCGGTTCGAGCGCCGCAGCGGGCGGGCCGCGAAGCACCGGCTCGGCGAGAACCTCTTCGCGATCGGTGTCGGCCCGACACTGCGCCATGTCAGGGGCCGCGGCGATGTGGACCTCGTCTGCGCGCGCTCGCGGTACTGGCCGGTCCTCCCCGAGCTCGTCCCGCGTGTGCCGGGCCTGCGTGAGTTCGCCACCTGGAACCTCCTCCTCATTCTCCGGCGGTGTTCATGA
- a CDS encoding glycosyltransferase family 4 protein, translating into MPQHVPPPLLEARQQPPARPHQRQAVLPELSGSPRHIVFLAHRDLGNSAAGGSELLVDQLAQGLTARGHRITLLCGGPAVHRSYRVVSAGGRLGHYAGARSAFARQVGACDLLVEVCNGMPYLAPLWHRGPTVCLVNHVHTELWDMRFPPPVARAGRLLEHWALARAHRGNLMVAVSPSTAGALRAIGVPDRRIRVVHNGVDEPAARSPRSRTPMFLALGRLVDYKRVDLLLRLWERVRPVTGGRLVVVGDGPERARLERLAGEGVEFTGHVPEEEKHRLLCESWLLLHPAAVEGWGLVVTEAGARGTPTLGFDVPGLRDSVQDGVTGLLCRGESSFAAAWCTLALDCDRREDMGKAAAERAAAFRWSSTVRHFEAVAEEAVGRSPVPRSGTPATTNGART; encoded by the coding sequence ATGCCCCAGCACGTACCTCCCCCACTGCTCGAGGCGCGGCAGCAGCCGCCGGCCCGCCCGCACCAACGCCAGGCCGTGCTCCCGGAGTTGTCCGGAAGCCCCCGGCACATCGTCTTCCTCGCCCACCGTGACCTCGGCAACTCCGCCGCCGGCGGCTCCGAACTGCTCGTGGACCAGCTCGCGCAGGGCCTCACCGCGCGGGGCCACCGGATCACCCTGCTGTGCGGCGGGCCCGCCGTGCACCGCTCGTACCGGGTGGTGTCGGCCGGCGGCCGGCTCGGGCACTACGCCGGCGCACGGTCCGCGTTCGCCCGGCAGGTCGGCGCGTGCGATCTGCTGGTCGAGGTGTGCAACGGCATGCCGTACCTGGCCCCCCTCTGGCACCGCGGTCCCACCGTCTGCCTGGTCAACCACGTCCACACCGAGCTCTGGGACATGCGCTTCCCGCCGCCCGTGGCCCGTGCCGGACGGCTGCTCGAACACTGGGCGCTCGCCCGCGCGCACCGCGGCAACCTCATGGTGGCCGTCTCTCCGTCCACGGCCGGCGCCCTGCGCGCGATCGGCGTGCCCGACCGCCGGATCCGGGTCGTGCACAACGGCGTCGACGAACCGGCCGCGCGCAGCCCGCGCTCGCGGACGCCGATGTTCCTCGCGCTGGGCCGGCTGGTCGACTACAAGCGCGTCGATCTGCTGCTGCGCCTGTGGGAACGGGTCCGGCCGGTCACCGGTGGCCGGCTCGTCGTCGTCGGCGACGGGCCGGAGCGGGCCCGTCTGGAGCGACTCGCCGGTGAGGGCGTCGAGTTCACCGGCCATGTGCCGGAGGAGGAGAAGCACCGCCTGCTCTGCGAGTCGTGGCTGCTGCTGCATCCCGCGGCCGTCGAGGGCTGGGGCCTTGTGGTGACGGAGGCCGGGGCACGGGGCACCCCCACCCTGGGCTTCGACGTACCCGGCCTGCGCGATTCGGTCCAGGACGGCGTCACGGGCCTGCTGTGCCGCGGCGAGTCGTCGTTCGCCGCGGCGTGGTGCACGCTGGCCCTCGACTGCGACCGGCGCGAGGACATGGGGAAGGCCGCCGCCGAGCGCGCCGCCGCCTTCCGCTGGAGCAGCACGGTGCGGCATTTCGAGGCCGTGGCCGAGGAAGCGGTGGGCCGCTCACCCGTTCCACGGAGCGGGACACCCGCCACCACGAACGGCGCGCGGACGTGA
- a CDS encoding DUF3068 domain-containing protein yields the protein MRRTASPTSLLLFGAGVFLLVLAPLLAWYVAPQAKRTPVDVDTTTVFTGTGSYFDTSKVRTVHGQRITVTRQVRGDVADSEKSGNAVWDVSTSVDSDATLPAADTRDSLQWTLERWVTDRATNEPVHCCDESPVFDGEAYLKFPFDVEKRSYRWWDGTLGGVIRLRYSGTAKIQGYEGLRFTGSVPPTRTGVRQVPGRLVGRDKAPQVLAEEWYSNSAVELVVDRRTGRIVHAAIGPRKTLRAPGSDKDAVVLLESERLAFTAETQRQQVELASRDSGKLAVLGSTAPVGAAALGGLLAVIGAALVARGRRPAPDRANAHMMTSPPA from the coding sequence ATGCGCCGTACTGCTTCACCGACCTCGCTTCTGCTCTTCGGGGCAGGAGTCTTCCTGCTCGTGCTGGCTCCCCTTCTCGCCTGGTACGTGGCACCCCAGGCCAAGCGCACACCCGTCGACGTCGACACCACCACCGTGTTCACCGGCACCGGCAGCTACTTCGACACCTCGAAGGTGAGAACCGTGCACGGGCAGCGGATCACGGTGACCCGTCAGGTACGGGGCGACGTGGCCGACAGCGAGAAGAGCGGCAACGCCGTGTGGGACGTGTCCACCTCCGTCGACAGCGACGCCACCCTGCCGGCCGCCGACACCCGGGACTCCTTGCAGTGGACGCTGGAGCGCTGGGTGACCGACCGGGCCACCAACGAGCCGGTGCACTGCTGCGACGAGTCCCCCGTCTTCGACGGCGAGGCCTACCTGAAGTTCCCCTTCGACGTCGAGAAGCGCTCCTACCGCTGGTGGGACGGCACGCTCGGGGGCGTGATCCGGCTCCGCTACAGCGGCACGGCGAAGATCCAGGGTTACGAGGGCCTGCGGTTCACCGGCAGCGTGCCGCCGACCAGGACCGGGGTGCGCCAGGTGCCGGGACGGCTGGTCGGCAGGGACAAGGCCCCGCAGGTGCTGGCCGAGGAGTGGTACTCCAACAGCGCCGTCGAGTTGGTCGTGGACCGGCGCACCGGGCGGATCGTGCACGCCGCCATCGGTCCCCGTAAGACGCTGCGCGCGCCGGGCTCGGACAAGGACGCGGTGGTGCTGCTGGAGAGCGAGCGGCTCGCGTTCACGGCGGAGACACAGCGGCAGCAGGTCGAGCTCGCCTCACGCGACAGCGGCAAGCTCGCCGTCCTCGGTTCCACCGCTCCGGTGGGCGCGGCGGCACTGGGCGGCCTGCTCGCGGTGATCGGCGCCGCGCTGGTGGCACGCGGTCGCCGTCCGGCTCCGGACCGCGCGAATGCTCACATGATGACGAGTCCGCCCGCCTGA
- a CDS encoding helix-turn-helix domain-containing protein, with protein sequence MTRPAWSEVPQAQLDRFAAIALAGAQELAQEILGEIRREHPELRLTGDESGEPMALVGIRRAIEGFVHNLASGTGRPRVPPDVFQEFGRGEGRGGRSLDSLQATYRLGVRLAWRRFAEIGQQVDIAAPAMYELAESGFEYLDGLVEQSVRGYAEAAARRAGERLRLQRQLIDLLLVEHRGDPAGTLAERAARIGWDLPATVAVGVLVRPAREAVAPAVEQGILLDMESEQPRIVVPEPCTAGRAETLRRATAGWSGAIGPPVPLAAAARSLRWAETAVRLIESGLLPDGEVLHCTERTEELVLLPSGELIDAAARRCLAPLRDAAPTQARRLAETLLAWMETAGGAPEVAHRLGIHPQTARYRLRQIRELWGDLIDDPDRRFEMLLVLRSQRLRGQLGEGGL encoded by the coding sequence ATGACGCGCCCCGCGTGGAGCGAGGTCCCCCAGGCGCAGCTCGACCGGTTCGCCGCGATCGCCCTCGCCGGGGCCCAGGAGCTCGCCCAGGAGATCCTCGGCGAGATACGGCGCGAGCACCCCGAACTGAGGCTCACGGGGGACGAGTCGGGCGAGCCGATGGCGCTCGTCGGCATCCGCCGCGCCATCGAGGGCTTCGTGCACAACCTGGCGTCAGGCACCGGGCGTCCCCGCGTACCGCCGGACGTCTTCCAGGAGTTCGGCCGCGGCGAGGGCCGCGGCGGCCGCAGCCTCGACTCGCTCCAGGCCACCTACCGGCTCGGCGTCAGACTGGCCTGGCGGCGGTTCGCCGAGATCGGCCAGCAGGTCGACATCGCCGCTCCCGCCATGTACGAACTCGCCGAATCCGGCTTCGAGTACCTGGACGGCCTGGTGGAACAGTCGGTACGGGGCTACGCCGAGGCCGCTGCCCGCCGTGCGGGCGAAAGGCTGCGCCTGCAACGCCAGTTGATCGACCTGCTGCTCGTGGAGCACCGCGGCGACCCGGCCGGGACGCTCGCGGAAAGGGCCGCCCGCATCGGCTGGGACCTGCCCGCCACCGTCGCCGTCGGCGTTCTGGTACGCCCCGCCAGGGAAGCCGTCGCACCGGCCGTCGAACAGGGCATCCTCCTCGACATGGAGAGCGAACAGCCGCGCATCGTCGTGCCGGAACCGTGCACCGCCGGCCGTGCGGAGACCCTGCGCCGTGCCACGGCCGGCTGGTCGGGTGCGATCGGCCCGCCGGTGCCGCTCGCGGCCGCCGCCAGGTCGCTGCGCTGGGCGGAGACGGCGGTCCGCCTCATCGAGAGCGGACTGCTGCCGGACGGCGAGGTGCTGCACTGCACGGAACGCACGGAGGAACTGGTCTTACTGCCGTCGGGGGAGCTGATCGACGCGGCGGCCCGCCGCTGCCTGGCGCCCCTCCGCGACGCCGCCCCCACCCAGGCCCGCCGCCTTGCGGAGACCCTGCTCGCCTGGATGGAGACCGCGGGCGGAGCACCCGAGGTGGCGCACCGTCTGGGCATCCACCCCCAGACGGCCCGCTACCGGCTGCGGCAGATCCGCGAACTGTGGGGCGACCTGATCGACGACCCCGACCGCCGCTTCGAGATGCTGCTCGTGCTGCGTTCCCAGCGGCTGCGCGGGCAACTGGGGGAGGGCGGTCTCTGA
- a CDS encoding HAD family hydrolase, with amino-acid sequence MSTARTPSVIFDLDGTLVDSEPNYFEAGRRVLAAHGVLDFDWEQHTRFIGIGTRETLEILRARYALDAPLDELLAAKNRAYLELASASTDVFPQMRAFMERLSARGVPMAVASGSSRAAIEAVLAGTGLAAHIAVTVSAEEVGRGKPEPDVFLEAARRLAAAPADCVVVEDAPPGAAAARAAGMRCIAVPYVEDTAEDTAFLAADLLFKGGQREFTAEAAYGWVMGGA; translated from the coding sequence ATGAGCACTGCGCGTACCCCCTCTGTCATCTTCGATCTCGACGGCACGCTCGTGGACAGCGAGCCGAACTACTTCGAAGCGGGACGCCGGGTCCTCGCGGCGCACGGGGTGCTCGATTTCGACTGGGAGCAGCACACGCGGTTCATCGGCATCGGCACCCGGGAGACACTGGAGATCCTGCGCGCCCGGTACGCCCTCGACGCGCCGCTCGACGAGCTGCTGGCCGCGAAGAACCGCGCCTACCTGGAGCTGGCGAGCGCATCGACGGACGTGTTTCCCCAGATGCGCGCGTTCATGGAGCGCCTGTCGGCCCGGGGCGTGCCGATGGCGGTGGCCTCCGGTTCCTCACGGGCCGCCATCGAGGCCGTGCTCGCCGGTACCGGTCTCGCGGCGCACATCGCGGTGACCGTGTCCGCGGAGGAGGTCGGCCGCGGCAAGCCGGAGCCCGACGTCTTCCTGGAGGCGGCGCGGCGCCTGGCCGCGGCACCGGCCGACTGCGTGGTCGTGGAGGACGCGCCGCCGGGGGCGGCGGCCGCCCGCGCGGCGGGGATGAGGTGCATCGCCGTGCCGTACGTCGAGGACACGGCGGAGGACACCGCGTTCCTCGCGGCGGACCTGCTGTTCAAGGGCGGGCAGCGGGAGTTCACGGCGGAGGCCGCGTACGGGTGGGTCATGGGCGGGGCGTGA
- a CDS encoding Lrp/AsnC family transcriptional regulator has translation MAVDELDTRILRLLIEQPRTSVREYARILGIARGTLQARIDRLERDGVITGTGPHLSPGALGHPVLAFVHIEVTQGHLDEVGDALAAVPEIIEAFSITGGGDLLTRVAARDNGHLEDVIQRLINLPGVVRTRTEMALRERVPYRLLPLVEAVGRSAGAPR, from the coding sequence ATGGCGGTGGACGAGCTCGACACCCGCATCCTGCGTCTGCTGATCGAGCAGCCGCGCACGAGTGTGCGTGAGTACGCCCGCATCCTCGGCATCGCCCGCGGGACGCTGCAGGCCAGGATCGACCGCCTCGAGCGTGACGGCGTGATCACCGGGACGGGGCCCCACCTCTCCCCCGGCGCGCTGGGGCATCCGGTACTGGCCTTCGTGCACATCGAGGTCACCCAGGGGCATCTGGACGAGGTGGGCGACGCCCTGGCGGCCGTGCCCGAGATCATCGAGGCGTTCTCGATCACCGGCGGCGGGGACCTGCTGACCCGGGTCGCCGCGCGGGACAACGGACATCTCGAGGACGTCATCCAGCGGCTGATCAATCTGCCCGGCGTGGTGCGCACCCGCACCGAGATGGCCCTGCGCGAGCGGGTGCCCTACCGGCTGCTGCCGCTGGTCGAGGCCGTCGGCCGGTCGGCCGGTGCGCCGCGCTGA
- a CDS encoding SpoIIE family protein phosphatase/ATP-binding protein, producing MNGHRPDTSRRPLWGPRESLLGARTVAGQVLLLQIAVAVLLIIAAVAALVLQARNQSEQEAENRSLATAAAFAHAPGTAAALTSPDPTAALQPLIVGASQEAGVDFVTVMAKNGIRYADTDPRLIGARTAGVERAAAGEAFTEIYEGAPSDAARAVVPVVDSRGDVIGLVGAGVQIENVGNAVDRQLPMLLFSAAGALALATGSALLVSRRLRRQTHGIGPAEMTRMYEHHDAVLHAVREGVLIVGGDGRLMLANDEARRLLELPPDADGRLVTDLGLDSGIAALLASDRSVTDEVRSAGDRLLAVSTRPTVPYGGHSGNVATLRDTTELRALSGTAETARQRLKILYDAGGRIGTTLDVVRTAEELSRVAVPRFADFVTVELLNPVLHGDEPSGAPTEMRRAALTGIRTDHPFQPVGDVIRFLSPATPMAAALSGGHAVLEADLTVADGWRAQDPEGADNALAYGVHSLITAPLQARGVVLGMVNFWRSERDERFGEEDLSFAEELATRAAVAIDNARRFTREHTMAETLQRSLLPHGVPSHSAVDIAYRYLPAQARVGGDWFDVIPLPGARVALVVGDVVGHGLHAAATMGRLRTAVHNFSTLDLPPDELLARLDELVGRIDQDEPGEGTEGITGATCLYAIYDPVSGMCTLATAGHLPPALVRPDGSVEFLPLPVSPPLGLGGLPFESAEVRLPEGSRLVLYTDGLVEHRHRDLDAGFHALSTVLAGRADRSPEEICEAVFDAMVPATRRDDIALLVAGTRLIDKSRIATWDVPRDPAAVAPVRSACSRKLDEWGLDAAGFTTELVLSELITNAIRYGSEPIRVRLLYERSLICEVSDGSSTSPHLRRAASTDEGGRGLFLVAQLSARWGTRYTPTGKVIWTEQSLTDGQVPPGGTLLDDFEW from the coding sequence ATGAACGGGCACAGGCCCGACACATCGAGGCGCCCGCTGTGGGGACCGCGGGAGTCCCTGCTGGGCGCGCGCACCGTCGCCGGGCAGGTACTCCTCCTGCAGATCGCGGTCGCGGTGCTGCTGATCATCGCCGCGGTGGCCGCGCTGGTGCTCCAGGCGAGGAATCAGAGCGAGCAGGAAGCGGAGAACCGGTCGCTGGCGACCGCCGCGGCCTTCGCCCACGCCCCCGGAACGGCGGCCGCGCTCACGTCGCCGGACCCCACCGCCGCGCTCCAGCCGCTCATCGTCGGTGCGAGCCAGGAGGCGGGCGTCGACTTCGTCACCGTGATGGCGAAGAACGGGATCCGGTACGCCGACACCGACCCGCGCCTGATCGGCGCGCGCACCGCCGGCGTCGAGCGAGCGGCAGCCGGTGAGGCCTTCACCGAGATCTACGAAGGCGCTCCCAGCGACGCCGCACGGGCGGTCGTCCCCGTCGTCGACTCCCGGGGCGACGTCATCGGCCTGGTGGGGGCGGGCGTACAGATCGAGAACGTGGGCAACGCGGTGGACCGGCAGCTCCCGATGCTCCTGTTCTCCGCCGCCGGGGCACTGGCCCTGGCCACGGGCAGCGCCCTCCTGGTTAGCCGCCGGCTGCGCCGCCAGACGCACGGCATCGGTCCCGCCGAGATGACCCGGATGTACGAGCACCACGACGCGGTCCTGCACGCGGTGCGCGAGGGCGTCCTGATCGTCGGGGGCGACGGGCGGCTGATGCTGGCGAACGACGAGGCCCGGCGGCTCCTCGAACTGCCGCCGGACGCCGACGGACGCCTCGTCACCGACCTCGGCCTCGACAGCGGCATCGCCGCTCTGCTGGCCTCCGACCGTTCCGTGACCGACGAGGTGCGCTCGGCCGGGGACCGGCTGCTCGCGGTGAGCACCCGCCCCACGGTTCCGTACGGGGGGCACTCCGGCAATGTGGCGACCCTGCGGGACACCACGGAACTGCGGGCCCTGTCCGGCACGGCCGAGACCGCCCGGCAGCGTCTGAAGATCCTCTACGACGCCGGCGGGCGGATCGGCACGACGCTGGACGTGGTGCGGACCGCGGAGGAGCTGTCCCGGGTGGCGGTCCCCCGGTTCGCGGACTTCGTCACCGTCGAGCTGCTGAACCCGGTGCTGCACGGTGACGAGCCGTCGGGCGCTCCGACGGAGATGCGCCGCGCCGCGCTGACCGGCATCCGCACGGACCACCCCTTCCAGCCGGTGGGCGACGTGATCCGCTTCCTCTCCCCCGCGACGCCGATGGCCGCGGCCCTGTCGGGCGGGCACGCGGTGCTCGAGGCCGATCTGACCGTCGCCGACGGCTGGCGTGCCCAGGACCCCGAAGGAGCGGACAACGCCCTCGCGTACGGGGTCCACTCGCTGATCACTGCTCCGCTGCAGGCCCGTGGCGTGGTGCTGGGCATGGTCAACTTCTGGCGTTCGGAGCGCGACGAGCGCTTCGGCGAGGAGGACCTGTCCTTCGCCGAGGAACTGGCCACGCGGGCCGCTGTCGCCATCGACAACGCCCGCCGCTTCACCCGCGAGCACACCATGGCCGAGACGCTGCAGCGCAGCCTGCTGCCGCATGGTGTGCCCAGTCACAGCGCCGTCGACATCGCCTACCGGTATCTGCCGGCGCAGGCCCGGGTCGGCGGCGACTGGTTCGATGTGATCCCGCTGCCGGGGGCACGGGTCGCCCTCGTCGTCGGGGACGTGGTGGGCCACGGGCTGCACGCCGCCGCGACGATGGGCCGGCTGCGTACCGCGGTCCACAATTTCTCCACCCTCGACCTTCCCCCGGACGAACTCCTCGCCCGTCTCGACGAATTGGTCGGCCGCATCGACCAGGACGAGCCGGGCGAGGGCACCGAGGGGATCACCGGCGCCACCTGCCTCTACGCCATCTACGACCCGGTCTCCGGTATGTGCACGCTCGCTACGGCCGGGCATCTGCCGCCGGCCCTCGTACGTCCGGACGGCAGCGTGGAGTTCCTTCCGCTGCCCGTGTCCCCGCCGCTGGGCCTGGGCGGTCTGCCGTTCGAGTCCGCGGAGGTGCGGCTGCCGGAGGGAAGCCGTCTGGTCCTCTACACCGACGGGCTCGTGGAGCATCGCCACCGTGATCTGGACGCCGGTTTCCACGCGCTGAGCACGGTTCTCGCGGGCCGGGCCGACCGGAGCCCGGAGGAGATCTGCGAGGCAGTGTTCGACGCCATGGTGCCGGCGACCCGGCGGGACGACATCGCCCTGCTCGTGGCCGGCACCCGGCTGATCGACAAGAGCCGGATCGCCACCTGGGACGTCCCGCGCGACCCCGCGGCGGTGGCGCCCGTCCGCAGCGCGTGCAGCCGCAAGCTGGACGAGTGGGGCCTCGATGCGGCCGGGTTCACCACCGAGCTGGTCCTCAGTGAACTGATCACCAACGCGATCCGGTACGGCAGCGAGCCGATCCGGGTGCGGCTGCTCTACGAGCGGAGCCTCATCTGCGAGGTGTCGGACGGCAGCAGCACCTCTCCCCACCTGAGGCGTGCGGCCTCCACCGACGAGGGCGGCCGTGGCCTGTTCCTGGTCGCCCAGCTGTCCGCCCGGTGGGGAACGCGGTACACACCGACCGGGAAGGTGATCTGGACGGAACAGTCGCTGACCGACGGGCAGGTGCCGCCCGGGGGCACGCTGCTGGACGACTTCGAGTGGTGA
- a CDS encoding dienelactone hydrolase family protein: MATATETVAIDAGDVTLTGDLVLPEAAPGVVCFAHGSGSSRHSPRNRQVALTLQRAGLGTLLIDLLSEEEERVDRVTAELRFDIPLLGRRVTAAVDRLAERPDTGSLPVGLFGASTGAAAALVAAAARADRVSAVVSRGGRPDLAGTALGRVRAPVLLIVGGEDRVVLDLNEEAAEQLTAEYRVHVIPGATHLFEEPGTLEAAADAARDWFLRMGGAGGR; the protein is encoded by the coding sequence ATGGCAACGGCAACGGAGACGGTCGCCATCGACGCCGGCGACGTCACCCTGACGGGTGATCTGGTACTGCCGGAAGCGGCTCCGGGCGTCGTGTGCTTCGCCCACGGGAGCGGCAGCTCGCGGCACAGCCCGCGCAACCGGCAGGTGGCCCTGACGCTCCAGCGTGCGGGGCTCGGCACGCTGCTCATCGACCTGCTGAGCGAGGAGGAGGAACGCGTGGACCGGGTGACAGCCGAACTGCGCTTCGACATCCCGCTGCTCGGCCGGCGGGTCACGGCGGCCGTGGACCGGCTCGCCGAACGGCCGGACACCGGGTCCCTGCCGGTGGGTCTGTTCGGTGCGAGCACGGGCGCCGCCGCGGCGCTCGTCGCGGCGGCGGCCAGGGCGGACCGGGTGAGCGCCGTGGTGTCCCGGGGCGGCCGTCCGGACCTGGCGGGCACGGCGCTCGGACGGGTACGGGCGCCGGTCCTGCTGATCGTGGGCGGGGAGGACCGCGTGGTGCTGGACCTCAACGAGGAGGCCGCCGAGCAGCTGACCGCCGAATACCGGGTCCATGTGATCCCCGGGGCGACCCATCTCTTCGAGGAACCAGGGACCTTGGAGGCGGCGGCGGACGCGGCCCGGGACTGGTTCCTGCGTATGGGCGGCGCCGGAGGACGGTGA
- a CDS encoding FUSC family protein, whose protein sequence is MLKRMFVAADPGRLRLRSAVRAVLGIGLAVAVCALAGLALPAVVTGGLSALLALFTVTDRTVRGQAVTTALLPVVGLPVLALAAGLHDHAVPRDLAFLAVAGAGVYARRWGPRGHALGTFAFMTFFVAQFLHTAPRQLPEVYAAVLLAVLASSAVRFGLWCYERRLPAPVVPVLPGGSGLARITTRQAVQAMAGGAFALVAGQVVSGDRWYWAVGASWWVFVNTSSRGETLVRGFRRVLGTFLGIGAGVLVAVPLHGATVPTAVLTAVCVFGIFYTAAVSYSWMMFAVTVLVSLLYGLLGFLEPALLLLRLAETAVGAAGAMLAVLFVLPVTTHATTHAWIEQAVRSVHRCTAEAAARLAGAVDADPAPHVAELEGLLARVRLSLAPLTHPLSPLRARKARARRVLALLDDCAREVRGLAAVAAHPRASHDARLAAACRRVEAAVHALVAPPSAPAPVAAVPVPRHHPGAEAALAHLHGLERALAELAAPVRTSPRAPLVAA, encoded by the coding sequence GTGCTGAAGAGGATGTTCGTCGCCGCGGACCCGGGACGGCTGCGCCTGCGCAGTGCCGTGCGGGCCGTGCTCGGCATCGGCCTGGCGGTCGCCGTCTGCGCTCTCGCCGGTCTCGCTCTGCCCGCGGTCGTCACCGGCGGGCTCTCCGCGCTCCTCGCCCTGTTCACCGTCACGGACCGCACGGTCCGCGGCCAGGCCGTCACCACCGCGCTGCTGCCGGTCGTCGGCCTTCCCGTACTGGCTCTCGCCGCCGGCCTGCACGACCACGCCGTGCCCCGAGACCTGGCCTTCCTCGCCGTGGCCGGCGCCGGTGTGTACGCGCGGCGGTGGGGTCCGCGCGGCCACGCGCTCGGCACCTTCGCCTTCATGACGTTCTTCGTGGCGCAGTTCCTGCACACCGCGCCCCGCCAGCTCCCCGAGGTGTACGCCGCCGTGCTGCTGGCCGTGCTGGCCTCCTCGGCCGTCCGCTTCGGGCTCTGGTGCTACGAGCGGCGGCTGCCGGCACCGGTCGTCCCGGTGCTGCCCGGCGGCTCGGGACTCGCCCGGATCACCACCCGGCAGGCCGTCCAGGCGATGGCGGGCGGGGCCTTCGCGCTCGTCGCCGGCCAGGTCGTCTCCGGCGACCGCTGGTACTGGGCCGTCGGCGCCTCCTGGTGGGTCTTCGTCAACACCTCCTCGCGCGGGGAGACCCTGGTCCGCGGCTTCCGCCGGGTCCTCGGCACGTTCCTGGGCATCGGCGCCGGAGTTCTCGTCGCCGTCCCGCTCCACGGAGCGACCGTCCCCACGGCGGTGCTCACCGCCGTGTGCGTCTTCGGGATCTTCTACACCGCGGCCGTCTCGTACAGCTGGATGATGTTCGCCGTGACGGTCCTGGTCAGCCTGCTGTACGGGCTGCTCGGCTTCCTCGAGCCGGCCCTGCTGCTGCTCCGCCTCGCGGAGACGGCCGTGGGCGCGGCGGGAGCGATGCTCGCCGTGCTGTTCGTCCTTCCCGTCACCACGCACGCCACCACCCACGCCTGGATCGAGCAGGCCGTGCGCAGTGTGCACCGCTGCACCGCCGAGGCCGCCGCACGGCTGGCCGGCGCGGTGGACGCCGACCCGGCCCCGCACGTCGCGGAGCTGGAAGGGCTGCTCGCCAGGGTCCGGCTGTCGCTCGCGCCGCTGACGCATCCCCTCTCGCCGCTCCGTGCCCGCAAGGCGCGCGCCCGCCGGGTGCTGGCGCTCCTCGACGACTGTGCGCGCGAGGTGCGGGGGCTGGCCGCGGTCGCGGCGCACCCGCGCGCCTCGCACGACGCCCGCCTCGCGGCGGCCTGCCGGCGGGTGGAGGCGGCCGTCCACGCCCTGGTGGCGCCGCCCTCCGCCCCGGCGCCCGTGGCGGCCGTTCCCGTGCCCAGGCACCACCCGGGGGCCGAGGCCGCACTCGCGCACCTGCACGGCCTGGAGCGGGCGCTCGCGGAGCTGGCCGCTCCCGTCCGCACGTCGCCACGCGCACCGCTCGTAGCGGCCTGA